Genomic segment of Gopherus flavomarginatus isolate rGopFla2 chromosome 2, rGopFla2.mat.asm, whole genome shotgun sequence:
ATGtatacggcctctcccctgtgtgaattctttgatgggtaataaggtttgagctgtgatttaaggttttcccacactcactgcatacatagggcctgtcccctgtgtggatcctctgatgtctagaaagggctgagctagTAATAAAGCTTTCCCCACagtcacggcattcatagggcctctcatctgtgtggattctctgatgaagagAAAAGCCTGATCTgcaagtgaaggttttcccacactcacaacatttATACGGCCTTTCCCTtctgtgaattctttgatgggtaatcagGTTTGAGCTgttattgaaggttttcccacactcactgcattcatagggtgtttcacctgtgtggatcctctgatgtctagaaagggctgatctttgagtgaagcttttcctacactcacggcattcatagggcctctcatctgtgtggattttctgatgcacagaaagagttgatctgtgagtgaaggttttcccacaatcactgcattcgtagggcctgtcccctgtgtggatactcagatgaacagaaaggcttgatctgtgaatgaagtttttctcacacttagtgcatgtattttttctcttttgcctaaggatttcctgttgtgttgtggtttccatgaGACCTTCTGAGTTTCCCGAGAGGAAATACATTTACccaatttctcccctgcctggtttccttgctctctttctggtctgtgctgaatctcaaaagagtttccctcctcattactcctggacacattccttttcgaactttgcgataatgctctgtgtttatccacttgctcaacatttccctgctgataattctgctcctctttctcacatgtcattgcatcacctgttGCGATAGAGATAGAAACctcaaaacagggatggaaaggggaagaccaaaccaaaacaggcgctgaagacaggtcaaataaaaatcaggaattgaactcccccaaacttttcccctaaataggacagaggagggggatgaattcagccttcacatcctatccaaatacgcagggggaagggaagaagctaatgcctggtgtctgctaggatctacaggaagccatgagctatatttaccctgagggtacaacccctgctagggacaataatgaactgagagacctcccaagggctttgctgggcataccagatgtttcctacaggcacttacagattctgagttggtttaatgttttctcacctgTGCGGGGATCTCTCAGGATCActctttcctcagagccctggaggtctgggacccatggctcttctccttgttccagctgggagatcatatcaggcTGGGTAAGAGGAAATCttgctgagatgaaagaaaaaaaaggagttcagttgctttcataagactttgtcataaaaaaaaatctgtttatttaacttcagtgcttagtgtgacctggtgggccagaggcagttctcactgaaaatgccaagatcggGGCAGGCTCAAAAAGAGATCACCCACACAGGCtatcgagaagctgaaaaaagaaatcacacagtccccttcattgcatcccagttctctgactcccagtcagcacctagatccagcacagtgagaggttatttaaaaactgctcacataaacaaaatgatcttctgaccccaaaggtcagccacgttaccaggtcagtataggtttggatcttacccaaaataccacactcccagccaatcctttagcatctaaactaaaggattaaacgaaataagatagaatgaagtgaaatgggaaagcagtcagatacattccaaaatggataaatcaggttcttagcagtattagtgagttgccggtgtgaaagtctgtcgggaacacatccacagcttggatgggtcattcagtcctttgttccagggttcagtttgtagagaagttgctccagaggcaggaaggaggatggATGACAAaacggagatgatgcagctgcgctttatattccttttgctatgtgacttgttcttcctgtgtcccaaacacaagattcacagcacatggcatggaaaagccttggagttctcattacacaggcttacccgggaatgtcttactgactcaataggtgtatccccttggtcctttccatgggctcattgtacagctgatgaccctcaatgggccatcaaacaggctaggcagtgttgatgccaatatgtctggaggtgtcacccagaaacactgcccaagtctggaaatacagatataccctacatatctataactcacaatacaaaggtgatcgaaacatagaaacaaaatgatcatacttggaaaatcataacattttcactgacacctttcatggcatatctagcctaattcattgcaattttatcagattttattattttattattaataccaaagtgtctctcaattccatacagtgtcacactttGAAACCAGTGAATTTCCAGGTCCATGAAAATGCCGAACACTATGcttagagggattgaaatacccacaaagatgatgggaacagaaacacagacactgtgtcaatctgtactcctgtgttcactcttctagaaaattatgatcatttttgtacccagtatggcttgtgaggtatcatttgaaaatctaTAACCTACGGAATATTATCTTCctcttaaaatgtgtagtaacactgtatgtaaagttatgagattctACAGTacgatattactgaaaaagttacagttctggggaacacccacagaccagttcctcagagacagcaaggcaaacagctggtcaaaaagccattctcctgcaggaggaaggtgtgaagaagacatttacattccatcacaaggacctcttgaagctgttgtggaaaatgaccacacgactgattttgaatcagctcagcctgaggctcttttctcgGTTACAAGCATGCAGGGGCGGACAGCTATTGAAATGCTGTccccctgagctaaaaatcacacaagccttttaaagcttaaaaccaaaaacacataggttgcacattaattaacttatttggaatatattgcaaaatatgatgcaggtcaaaaacaAGCTGAACAATCATTTTTCCATATTCGGCCTATCCTCTTATTGTTATTCTTACTCTAGTTTGTagtttgacttttctaacactTCCACTGTGGTTACGTTTCACAATCTCAGTTATtgcaaatcagtgtgtttggggACTTTCCACTTCACCTACTTAGGCCCCTTTGGCACACTAAGCCATTGTTCCCCAATTGtggggactttccattccactttgcctttctctgccctttaCACAGAGAAACAAGCTCAGCTAATACTTTAGGCCTACTAGCTTGACCAAAGCTCCAAAGCTCTTTCTGTAGACTTTCCCGCACAATTCTCACATCTGCAACAGACAGCCGCTCTCCGTgactgagctgagaactgaagtggtttctagtacaaaggactgaattctaaaaacaggtgaggaaaatgcttgagactctctctttctgccctttccctctgcttatgACAACTCCTGAAGAATTGAACCCGGGCGGCAGGGGTGGGTTAGGCCGAGTCCTGGCTGAAAAGAAAACCAGCCTGTTTCAGCACAGAGTGAGAAAAACATTTGCCTTGAATCCGTTTCAGCTTGTTAACTTagacattagtttgtgttttatcttgcatttcttttgtaaacaattctgagctttatgcCTTATTATCTGTATCTTAGCATTTTTTTTATAGTTAACAatattgttttattctttatctaaccagtgtgtttgtattaaagtgttttggaaactccatttgggataacaaggctgGCGCATGTCATTTTactctgatgaaatgacagacttcatatgggCTTCTGCtgttcaggagtgtgctggacagggaaagatgcacatttctggggaaagtcagggagcagagaattttctggggttctcctgtggggtactgtaatttgtgagtcactgactagcagcactcaaaactgtgtagctgggagtgagttacatgctggaggctgtgtgtgaactgcccaggagtggctgctctcacagtagagcagtggaaaaggcaccccagcttgagaactgaggggacacagctgttcaacagtccaggttgcactgtggttaatatcacagacactcaatttcaaagagtctcctaaaacacagagaaggtaaatccatgtcccagaaatcaaagactccagagagagggcaagtctccctggcactgcttttTGCTGACAGAAAggtccagagacagagacaaagagagagagtcctggggaagctgggaacaggaagcatgggctggtggggttcggtggagaaagggaacaggaagggcagggatatcactgaattcaggatctcagcagtactagatgtcaggtaaacacatactgcagcccattggaaaacataatcccaactatatatacagaatgatggggtctaaattagctgtttccactcaagagagagaccttggagtcactgtggatagttctctgcaaacatccactcaatctgcagcagcagtgaaaaaaagtgaacagaatgttgggaatcattaagaaagggatagataataaaacagaaaatctcctattgcctctatataaactcatggtacgcccacatcttgaatactccatgcagatatggtcatcccatctcaaagaagttcccttgagcaaacaggagctatttgacactgtgcgataCGGCTCCTGTGGtctgttcccaaaatgttctgcagcaggggagagcctgtggcagtgtgtgtatcactggcatattggggtgatgctgaaacagggcagagtagaggtggcattgtggggttggcatgaaccttatctcttcatttcctattccaagaaccaaggggacgggaatccttacccaacgaggtcacattctcatagttctcctgcatgacatctctgtagagggctctctgagtggggtccagcagagcccactcttccctggtgaaatacacagccacctcctcgaaggtcaccggcccctgaaagagtaagagtccaacagtCAGTATGTGATGTCCCAATCTCAGCCCCACtctttgtgggggagaggagccaatcaaatgcaagctctgggtggatcatagttaacagagtcccacccccaccctgcaacgAGCGTCCTTGAAACACCATGTTAAGGGGACCAAGAGAcagccccttgtctctctcagcagatccatcacccccgTACTAGCCACCGACCGATATAGGAGATGGAGGTCCGAGCAGGGTCAagggagagctccctggtaggaagcccaataacctcatcctgaggagctggatatgaagggagaggcagctcccctaAAAATCACTGATGGGTTCCCCCTTCATATatcacagcagccgctggttagtcaggtcgggctccagcactgggggtctggtcagtttgactagctctatgAAGGTGGGTTATTCTCAGTTTCACAAATTAGGGTATTTCCACCACCTAATTTCATGggcctgttcctagaatctaggccacttaataaacaactcccagcaggtttatctaaagctgtcctcctcccttccccaccctgtgcatttcctgccccgctccaacctccaaatcagactgtgcaaatcttcccatctctggtgtatttgctgtccctctccccccctgcaggaacccaccagcaacctcccGATAATCCCTACCTTAACAGGCTCCCCTGCactcatttctcttccctctcccatgggaggatgagatgagctggagcaaaaaaaggacgtcattctacaacctgtctgggtgagaagggcagttgtgggggtttcagaacaggctttagttaatttcaccagatgattctcccaggccctttccctgcagacagacaccctagattctgccatgctgagaaagagatcaagcatgttattacactgtagacctggctcctgctgccaggctaagcccacagagagatttttaacctcccttctccctcccctgacctcataacaaagtctctgaacagaagcctagaaaagagcagaaccaaaggagtcactgtggtgGATCTCctcggacactgaccccacggcagccacaccccagcaggggaatatggagtcaggacctggcttttcctctctctgacccttgttttgttcactggaaagtggttctgcccagggatgcagcaatacatgtgtctgggtggactagagagctggaaatctctccctccactcatttctcccactgcccctttcagtctctccttcccctgtcctctctccctgcccctctggctgggaaagtcccattcctgggggtttTGCTCTCctatggctggattttctcctggcaattgctaatgggaggagaaatgaggaagggctgtttgtgcagagtcactttcttgccaatccccagcactttccctgaggtctttcagttacctggagtctgtggtagaattggtattaacagggcccaggtctcccacaaggGGCTAGTACGAGTTGGAGAAAGTCAtcacctgggctgggcagaaaaAAAGCTTTAACTAAGGTCACTtgccagcacagaaccccactaggggagcagcagctgctaagcctggtctcccagatcacaatggaggctacagcatctgacccaggaagctgaaccccaatatcctgagcagagagggacagagcatctAAGCAGCTTccttcctttagctctctggggagagcagctaatgagaacccctcctcacagggagaattgctgatctcatttgccccactgtccatctggagtcactccttgtctttccatacagtgactctggattaacaatggtctcaattacaccagatttcagaaatgagtctagaatgctgtggaagagaccattgtgtggcagtgctgaccctcttcccacctccctgaccccCAGATCTAggataagggctgggggggagggaatgaatattcccaatggaactggaagttcctgcagttttcaagagaggagaaaagagacatcagtgatttcacctcacagtgtttgacaagtggatagaaagttatgacagtaactgggcctggccagggactgcctggcagtgcttggagccaggattctggcacaaACTGATCAGGGAAAAGGATCAGGGTTAGtccccccagccagggtccccagacacccccacacacacagccaggagCCTTCCAGATATTCCCTGGCACCCAGTccgcagagtccctggccagggatcccagatacccctcaaaaccCCACCAGCCACAATGAGAACTGGACACCGgcgaaatggagagaaaatggggcacaatggggggaggggaacagggaacttatCAGGGATTTGAGGGAAGGGGAGGTCACCCTGGGtgttgctcgttgctctctagggagaaagaggGCAGGACATAAGGAAACCATCTGTGCTCCTGAGTagaagtgagggcagagagagggcagcggCGACAGCAAAGGTTACTACGCATGCTCAATTCATGTGTGCATGCTCAGTGCAACCAAAGTGGGGAATCTGGAGCGGTAACTGATTCTGTCATTACACCGGCATCTCGCAGCGCCGGGATCTGCTCCCAGGGCGGCAGCGCCTGCGGAGGGCTCGGAACTGCTGTCCCCGCAGGAGCCCTGCGCCCCCCGGGCtcagccaggctctgccctgtggccccgctggggggtggcggggggaggggccccgTCCCACTGGGGTCCCTATagggggccgggcgggggctggggggtgagaccgggctgcggggctggaaaaggggcgggtgggaaatgtctgcgcagcccggacatggccggggggagaagagcaggtgacccccgaggaacggggagagaaagggggggcggagatcccctcggatttaccgctgcctCCTCCCatggggacccccctcctctcccgtcctgccgcctttctccctagagagcaaagagcaacacccagggtgacccccccccttccctcaaacccctgagaagttccctgttcccctccccccattgtgccccattttctctccatttcgcCAGTGTCCAGCTCTCATTGTGGCTGGTGGggttttgaggggtatctgggatccctggccagggactctgcggactgggtgccagggaatatctggtgggaccctggctgaggggtctgggctctgggtactggaGGGTGTTGAGGGGCTGCTACTAACCACGATCCTTCTCCCTGATCAGTttgtgccagaatcctggctccaagcactgccaggcagtccccggccaggcccagttactgtcataactttctatccacttgtcaaacactgtgaggtgaaatcactgatgtttcttttctcctctcttgaaaactgcaggaacttccagTTCCATTTGGAATAttcattcccttccccccagcccttatCCTAGATCTGGGGGgtgagagaggtgggaagggtttcagcactgccacacaatggtgttttccacagcattctagactcatttctgaaatctggtgtgaatgagaccattgttaatccagagtcactgtatggaaagacaaggagtgactccagatggacagtagggcaaatgagatcagcaattctccttGTGAGGaggagctcccattagctgctctccccagagagctaaaggagggaagctgcttagATGCtcagtccctctctgctcaggatattggggttcagtttcctgggtcagatgctgtagcctccattgtgatctgggagaccaggcttggcagctgctgctcccccagtggggttctgtgctggcaAGTGACCTTAGTTAAAGCTTTttttctgcccagcccaggtgaTGACTTTCTCCAACTCGTACTAGCCccttgtgggagacctgggccctgttaataccaattctaccacagactccaggtaactgaaagacctcagggaaagtgctcgggattggcaagaaagtgactctgcacaaacagcccttcctcatttctcctcccattagcaattgccaggagaaaatccagccatagGAGAGCAaaacccccaggaatgggactttcccagccagaggggcagggagagaggacaggggaaggagagactgaaaggggcagtgggagaaatgagtggagggagagatttccagctctctagtccacccagacgcatgtattgctgcatcgcTGGCCAGaatcactttccagtgaacaaaacaaggatcagagagaggaaaagccaggtcctgactccatattcccctgctggggtgtggctgccgtggggtcagtgtccgagGGATCCCCCatagtgactcctttggttccgctcttttctagccttgtgttcagagactttgttacgtggtgaggagagggagaagagaagttaaaaatctctctgtgggcttagcctggcagcaggggccaggtctacagtgtaataacatgcttgatctctttctcagcatggcagaatctagggtgtctgtctgcagggaaagggcctgggagaatcatctggtgaaattaactaaagcctgttctgaaacccccacaactgtccttctcacccagacaggtgatagaatgacgtcctttttttgctccagctcatcccatcctcccatgggagagggaagagaaatgagtGCAGGGGAGCCTGTTAAGGTAGGGATTATCGGGAgattgctggtgggttcctgcagggagggagagggacagcaaatacaccagagatgggaagatttgcacagtctggtttgaaGATTGGAGCGGGGCAGCaaatgcacagggtggggaagggaggaggacagcttgagataaacctgctgggaattgtttattaagtggcctagattctaggaacaggcccatgagattaggtggtggaaataccctaatttgtgaaactgagaataacccaccttcatagagctagtcaaactgaccagacccccagtgctggagcccgacctgactaaccagcggctgctgtgatATATGAAGGGGGAACCCATCAGTGATTTTtaggggagctgcctctcccttcatatccagctcctcaggatgaggttattgggcttcctaccagggagctctccctTGACCCTGCTCGGACCTCCATCTCCTATATCGGTCGGTGGCTAGTAcgggggtgatggatctgctgagagagacaaggggctgTCTCTTGGTCCCCTTAACATGGTGTTTCAAGGACGCTcgttgcagggtgggggtgggactctgttaactatgatccacccagagcttgcatttgattggctcctctcccccacaaagaGTGGGGCTGAGATTGGGACATCACATACTGactgttggactcttactctttcaggggccggtgaccttcgaggaggtggctgtgtatttcaccagggaagagtgggctctgctggaccccactcagagagccctctacagagatgtcatgcaggagaactatgagaatgtgacctcgttgggtaaggattcccgtccccttggttcttggaataggaaatgaagagataaggttcatgccaaccccacaatgccacctctactctgccctgtttcagcatcaccccaatatgccagtgacacacatataTACTGCCACAtgtcctcccctgctgcagaacattttgggaacagaCCACAGGAGCCATATCGCACAGTttcaaatagctcctgtttgctcaagggaacttctttgagatgggatgaccatatctgcatggagtattcaagatgtgggggtaccatgagtttatatagaggcaataggagattttctgttttattatctatccctttcttaatgattcccaacattctgttcaattttttttaaatctgctgcagattgagtggatgtttgcagagaactatccacagtgactccaaggtctctttcttgagtggaaacagctaatttagaccccatcattctgtatatatagttgggattatgttttccaatgggctgcagtatgtgtttacctgacatctagtactgctgagatcctgaatacagtgatatccctgcccttcctgttccctttttccaccgaaccccaccagcccatgcttcctgttcccagcttccccaggactctctctctctgtctctgtctctggacctctctgtCAGTGAAGatgcagtgccagggagacttgccttcactctggagtctttgatttctgggacatagatttactttctctgtgttttaggagactgtttgaaattgagtgtctgtgatattaagcacagtgcaacctggactgttgaacagctgtgtcccctcagttctcaagctggggtgccttttccactgctctactgtgagagcagccactcctgggcagttcacacacggtctccagcatgtaactcactcccaactacacagttttgagtgctgctagtcagtgactcacaaattacagtaccccacaggagaaccccagaaaattctctgctcccagacttcccccagaaatgtacatctttccctgtccagcacactcctgaacaatgcaagctcatatgaagtctgtcatttcatcagagtAAAATGACATGTGCCTG
This window contains:
- the LOC127043976 gene encoding zinc finger protein 551-like, which gives rise to VHLSIHTGDRPYECSDCGKTFTHRSTLSVHQKIHTDERPYECRECRKSFTQRSALSRHQRIHTGETPYECSECGKTFNNSSNLITHQRIHRRERPYKCCECGKTFTCRSGFSLHQRIHTDERPYECRDCGESFITSSALSRHQRIHTGDRPYVCSECGKTLNHSSNLITHQRIHTGERPYTCCECGKCFTHRSALFEHQRILTGERPYECRACGKSFTDGSALSRHQRIHTGERPYECSECGKTFNRS